A window of Maioricimonas rarisocia genomic DNA:
CGGCACCGACGTCCTGCAGGACGATCCCGAAACGGGGCGGCGGACGTTCCAGTTCATGCAGGGGCCATTGTTCACCCATGTGCTGCTGGCCGACGAGATCAACCGCACGCCTCCCAAAACGCAGGCGGCCCTGCTCGAAGCGATGCAGGAGCGGCACGTAACGGTCGGCTCGCACACGTACCGGCTGCCCAGCCCGTTCTTTGTGCTCGCCACGCAGAACCCGATCGAGCAGGAGGGAACCTATCCCCTGCCCGAAGCGCAGCTCGACCGGTTCATGTTCAACACGGTCGTCAAGTACCCGACGCCGGCGGAAGAACTGAGAATTCTCAAGCAGACGACCGGCGGCGAAGAGCCGGAACTGACGCATGCACTGACCGGCGATCAGATTCTTGCACTGCAGGAGGTCGTGCGAAAGGTTCCTGTGGCCGAGCATGTATTCATCTATGCCCGCGACCTGGTCCGCGCGACACGGCCGGACGAGAAGGAAGCACCGGCGTTCATTCGCGAGTACGTCTCGTGGGGAGCCGGTCCTCGGGCCGGGCAGTACCTGATCCTGGGCGCCAAGGCCCGGGCAATCCTCGAAGGGCGGTTTCATGTCACCACCGAGGATGTGCAGTCGGTGGCACATCCGGTGCTGCGGCACCGTCTCGTGACGACCTTCCAGGCGAACAGCGAGGGAATCGGTCCCGACGACGTAATCGACCGGCTGATCAAAGAGGTGAAGGTCGAGATTCAGGAACGTGGAAAGAAGCTGGCGCGACCGTAACCGATGTCCCCCTCCGATACGTTGATCGACCTGGACCATAACGCGACGACACGTCCATCTCCCGCAGTCATCGAAGCTGTCACACGCACGATGCGGGACGCGTACGCCAATCCCGGCAGCCGGCATGCTGCCGGTCGGCGCGCCCGCAACGCTCTCGAATCGGCACGGGAAACGATCGCCC
This region includes:
- a CDS encoding AAA family ATPase; translation: MSETSSPERQTVGDEQSREREAQAIRGLSAAYTRMREEIGKVIIGQNDVVDQLLIALFSRGHCLLVGVPGLAKTLLVSTIAQILQLSFRRIQFTPDLMPSDITGTDVLQDDPETGRRTFQFMQGPLFTHVLLADEINRTPPKTQAALLEAMQERHVTVGSHTYRLPSPFFVLATQNPIEQEGTYPLPEAQLDRFMFNTVVKYPTPAEELRILKQTTGGEEPELTHALTGDQILALQEVVRKVPVAEHVFIYARDLVRATRPDEKEAPAFIREYVSWGAGPRAGQYLILGAKARAILEGRFHVTTEDVQSVAHPVLRHRLVTTFQANSEGIGPDDVIDRLIKEVKVEIQERGKKLARP